The sequence CGCCGTACGCGCTCCGGTCGACTGACCGCAGGCCACCGGTGCCCGCTATGACCGTGCGGACAGTCGCAAACGCGTTTCTCCGATTGGCGTTCGCTGCGTAGCATCTCCGGCGATCAAGGGGGATGAACGGTGGGCGATTTCCAGCAGTTCGTGACGGATGTGACTTCGCGTCTATCCACGATGTCCAGGGGTGAGTTGTACGCCGCCGGCGACGGTCTCGACCGGGACTCACTCTGGCTCACCTTTCTCGATTCTTTTCCCGCCAGCACCAATCTGCGGTTCCGTGAGCGATCCGAGTACGACTGCTCGACCTGCCGCGGTTTCATCAAGCACTTCGGCAACGTCGTCGAGATTCACGACGGGCGGGTCCGTACCGTCTGGTCCGGGGTGTCGGCATCCGACCCGGTCTTCTCTGTCGTCGCGGCCGCTCTGGACGAGTTCGTCCTTTCGCTGCCGTTGTCCACCATCTTCCGATCCACTCAGGCGCAGTACGGGACGAAGACCACCCGAACGCTGCGCGACGGCCAGGTAGAGGTGTGGCACCACCTGCACGGCCGGGTGGAAGAGCGGCATCGCATCGAGGACGTCGGCGCGGCACAGGGCAACTTTGACGCCGCGGTGCAGGTCTTCCAGCGTGGCCTGGCCGAGCTGACCCGGCACGCTCTGGACACCGTCGTCGACCTCGTCGACGACAACGCCCTCTACCGCGGCGCGGAGCATCGCCGGGCGGTGATCGAGTTCCGCTCGCTGCAGAACCGGTGGGCCCAGGCGACCGACCGACGTGCCTTCGTCTTCGCCAACGCCATGAACCCGGCGGCCCGGTTCCGCAACACGGTGATCGGCACCCTCGTCCAGGATCTCTCCGCGGGCGTCGACCTGGAGCAGGCGGTCCGGTCGTTCGAGGCGAAGGTGGCGCCGCAGAATTACCAGCGCCCCACCGCGTTGATCACCCCGGGCATGGTCAAGGCCGCCATGAGGACCATTGCCGAGCTGGGCATCGAGGAGTCGTTGCAGCGACGGTTCGCCCGACTGTCCGACGTGTCGGTCACCAACGTGCTGTGGGTCGACAACGACACCCAGGCACGGATGAAGGACGGCATCGAAGGGCTGCTCATGCAGGCGGCCACCATCCGGTCGTCAGGTGCGCTCCTTCGCGACGCCAAGCCGGAGGAGATTCCCGTGGTCTCCTTCATGAAGGACATCCTGCCCGGCGCCGCCACCATCGACCTGTGGGTCGCCAACACCTTCGAGCCGCACCTCGTCAGCCTCACCACCGGCCGGCGACCGGCTGCTCCGCGGTTGTTCAAGTGGGACAACGATTTCGGCTGGTCGTACGGCGGCAACGTCACCGACTCGATCAGGGAGAAGGTCAAGCGGGCCGGCGGCAACGTCACCGGCAAGCTGCGGGTGAGCCTGTCCTGGTTCAACCACGACGACCTGGACCTGCACGTGTACGAACCCAACGGCGAGCACATCTGGTACCAGGAGAAGCGCAACAAGCTGGACGTCGACATGAACGCCAGCGGGACGCTCTCCCGCGAGCCGGTGGAGAACGTCACCTGGACCGACCGTGTCCCCGACGGTGAGTACCGGATCGAGGTGAACCAGTACCGCAAGCGGGACAGCACCCAGGTCGGCTTCGTGATCGAGACAGAGAGCAACGGGAGGATCGAGCATTACAGCCACGAGCGCGCGGTCGGCCACAAGGAGACCGTCGAGGTGGGCCGGATGACGATTGCCGGCGGGGTGATCACCGCTTTCCGGCCGGGTAAGGACGTGCAGCCGGGCAGTGCGGGCAAGGAGTTGTGGGGCATCACCACCGAACAGTTCGTACCGGTGTCCACCATCATGTACTCGCCGAACTACTTCGACGACAACGAGGTCGGCAACCGGCACTACTTCTTCATCCTCAAGGGGTGCGTGAACGACCAGCCGACACGGGGGATCTACAACGAGTTCCTCCGCAGCGACCTGCAACCGCACCGCAAGGTGTTCGAGGTTCTCGGCGACCGCACCAAGTGCGAGCCGTCTCCGGATCAGCTGTCCGGCCTCGGCTTCAGCTCCACGGTCCGCAGCTCCGTGGTCGCCAAGGTGACCATGACCGGCGGCCGGCGCCGCCTCATCAGCATCCAGTTCTGATTCCTTAACCAGATATCCAGAGAGGCTACCGTGACCATTTTCGAGAAGGCCACACGGGAGAAGTTCCGCTATCCGTCGGCCAAGGGACTGCTGACCACGGAACAGCTGTGGGAGCTTCCGCTGACCGCCAGGTCCGGCTTCAGCCTCGATGATGTGGCCAAGGCGGTCAACGCCGAGCTCAAGGCCGTCGACACTGAGTCGTTCGTGGCCACCGAGACCAATCCGGCCAAGGCAACCTTGGAGACCAAGCTGGAGGTCGTCAAGCACGTCATCGCCGTCCGCCTCATGGAGGACCAGGCGGCGAAGGCGGCGGCGGCCAAGAAGCTGGAGAAGGAGAAGCTGCTGGCGGTCCTGGGCCGCAAGCAGGACGCGGTCTTGGAAAACCTGACCGAGGCAGACCTACTGGCCCGAATCAACAACCTGTAGCCCGCCGACAATCAGCGTTTGCCAGCGGGCCCGCACATCGCCGAGGAGTACGGTCGCAATGCGAGACCTGTGCGGCCAGGCCGGCACCCACGGCCACTTCTCGGCGAACTCACATCGGTACAACAGCGACCGCCCCGCTATATGGGCGAAGGCTGCGGCGATCGCCTCAGGTCTGGAGGGTGAAAGGCCGTGGCACGGTGGTTTTCGCTCGGGTGGTCATGCCGATGGCGGCGAGCGCGCAGCAGGTGGCGGCGGCGGCGAGCAGCGGCGTGTATCCGCCAGTGGTGTGCAGGAGGGCGGCGGCTGCCAGGGGCGCGGTGGCTTTGGCGATGGTGACGGGTGCGGCGAGGCGTCCGGCGACGCTGGCGTAGGCGGTGGTGCCGTAGCGGTCGGCGAGCAGGGCTGGGGTGGCGAGGCTGGTGATGCCGAAGCCGAGCCCGAAGCCGACGACGGTGATGACAGCGCCGGTGCGGGTGTCGGCGAGCAGGGGCATGGTGAGGATGGCGGCGGCTTGGGTGGCGAAGACGGCGGCCACGATCGTGGTGACGCGTAGGTGTCGGCGGGCGGCGGTGAGGACGAGCCGGCCGGTGACCGACAGGACGCCGAGCAGGCCGGTGACGGTGGCGGCGAAGGTGGCGGGGTGGCCGCGGCTGATCAGGTAGCCGACGAGGTGGACGGTCATGGTGCTGGTGGCCGCGCCCTGCGCGATGAACGTTGCGGTCAGGATCCAGAATCGGGCGTCGCGCATCGCGGCCTTGACGATCGTGCGCCGCTGGGCGTGGGCCGGCGGGCTGGGGTCAGCAGGTGTCGGCGCCGCTGATGGTGTGCGGGGTCGGCGGATGGTGAGGGCGTGCAGGGGCACGGTGAGCAGCCCATGGATGACGGCGAGGACGAGCAGCGCGCCGCGCCAGCCGAGGTGCGCGGCCAGCAGACCGGTCAGGGGCATGAAGATGGTGCTGGCGAAGCCGGCCACGATGGTGACGGCCAGCAGGGCTGTGGCGCGCCGGTCGGGGGTGAACCAGGCGATGATGACGGCAAAGGCTGGCTCGTAGAGCACCATCGCGCCGGTGATTCCGATGCCGATCATGACGGCGTAGAGCTGGCCGATGGTCTGCACCTGGGACCAGGCCACGAGCAGGGCGGTTGCGGCGATCGACCCGATGGTCATCAGCGCGCGTCCGCCGTGGTGGTCGAGCCACCTGCCGACCGGGATGGCCATGAGCGCGCTGGCGAGGACGGAGACGGTGAGCGCGCCGGTGACGGCGGTGGTGGAGGCGTCGAGGGTCGCGGCCATGGGGCGCAGCAGCACCGGGTAGGCGTAGTAGAGGGTGCCGTAGCCGACGGTGGAGGTGATGGCCAGGGCGGCGACGATTCGCCAACCGTGGGCGTGGTGCCCGCCGACTGTAGGGTCGGCGGGCACCGTCGCGGTGGTGGGCATCAGCTGCAGCAGCCGCCGGCCTGAGCGCCGGCGGGGGCGGCGTCGAGGGTGACCAGGTTCAACGGTGTGGACAGCAGCCCGCCGGAGATGCCGGTGGCGAGTCCGCGCGCTGCGGGTTCGGCGGCGGGTGCCGGGCCGCAGCAGCTGTCGCCGGTGGCGGTGTCGGCGGGGTTGCTGTTGCAGACGCCGGTTTCGGGTAGGTCGAGTTGGACGTCGCGGGCGGCGGCCCAGTCGCCGGCGAGGGCGGCGACGACGGAGCGGACCTGCTCGTAGCCGGTGGCCATGAGGAACGTCGGGGCCCGGCCGTAGGCCTTCATGCCGACGGCGTAGTAGCCGGTTTCCGGGTGGGTGAGTTCGTTCACGCCGTGC comes from Micromonospora vinacea and encodes:
- a CDS encoding MFS transporter — its product is MPTTATVPADPTVGGHHAHGWRIVAALAITSTVGYGTLYYAYPVLLRPMAATLDASTTAVTGALTVSVLASALMAIPVGRWLDHHGGRALMTIGSIAATALLVAWSQVQTIGQLYAVMIGIGITGAMVLYEPAFAVIIAWFTPDRRATALLAVTIVAGFASTIFMPLTGLLAAHLGWRGALLVLAVIHGLLTVPLHALTIRRPRTPSAAPTPADPSPPAHAQRRTIVKAAMRDARFWILTATFIAQGAATSTMTVHLVGYLISRGHPATFAATVTGLLGVLSVTGRLVLTAARRHLRVTTIVAAVFATQAAAILTMPLLADTRTGAVITVVGFGLGFGITSLATPALLADRYGTTAYASVAGRLAAPVTIAKATAPLAAAALLHTTGGYTPLLAAAATCCALAAIGMTTRAKTTVPRPFTLQT